CCACGGGGTACGACGAGGTCGTATCCCGTGCGGACGAGCTGCGCCGCTACGGGCTCATCTTCTGCGTGAACGACGAACTCGCGCTCGGGGCGCTGCGCGCCCTCGGGGAGCTGGGGCTGCGCGTCCCCGAAGACCTGATGGTGATCGGCTACGGCGACGTCGACATGCTTCCGTATCTGACGCCGTCGCTCTCGTCGCTCAGCGGCGACGTCAACGCCATCGCGGGAGACGCGCTCGAGGCGATCATGGTGGGCATCGCCGGCGAGCCGGTCTTCGACACGCGAGTGCACTCGCGACGCATCGTGCATCGGGAGTCGACGGAGGATCGCGCGGCGCGGCCTCCGGCGACCGCGGAGGGGGCGGCGCGCGGCTGAGGCCTCGTGTCTCTGCGCCGGCCCGCCGGCGGCTCAGCGCGCCCGGAGCGGTGCCGGGGATCGTCGACGAGCGGCCGCCCTGTCGCGGGACGGCGGGGTCAAGGCCTGCGCCGCACCTGTCGTGGATCGGCGTTCGAGGCTACGGTGGAGACATGGGCGCGACGCGAAGGCTGGGCACCGCCGCCGTGATCCTCTGGATCCCGCTGGCGATGGCGGGCTGCGCGCAGCCCCAGGGCGAGGCGCCCACCACGACCGCGTCGCCGCCCGAGAAGACTCCGACCGCCTCCACGCCCTCGCAGGCGCCCGGCCCCACGAGCGCGCCGGTGGTGATCCCGCCCTGCGACGAGCTCGTGCCGTTCGACGCGGTGCAGGCCGAGTACGCGGGCGGCATCGAGACGTTCCACGGGCAGCCCGAGATGCAGCAGCAGGCCAGAACGCACATCTTCGGGCCCGCGGCGGTGACGGCGCTCGACGCGGCCGAGCAGTCGGTGCACTGCGGCTGGGGTATTCCGAACAGCGACGGTCTCAGCCAGATCTACGTGGCCGAGCTCGATCCCGCCGTGCGCGACGCGCTGATGGCCGAGCTCGACGCCTCGGTGTTCGAGCGGTCCGAGGAGGCCGGGTGGGTGCGCTACGCCCGATCCGAGCTCGGCGGCATCGCACCCCTGCACATCAACTACTTCTTCCGGGACCGGGTGTGGGTGAGCGAGCTGGGATCCGAGAACGGGGTGCTCGCGCGTGAGGCGTTGTCCCGCCTCTGAACGGGGCCTCAGCGCTTGCCGTAGCGCTTGTGCACGGCCTGCTTCGAGACCTCGAGCGCGGCGGCGATCGCCTGCCAGGAGTATCCCTGGGCGCGGGCTCGCCGCACCTGCTCGCTCTCCGCGCGTGTGAGCCGGCGCTGCGCCTCGCGGATGCGGCGCAGCTCGGCGAGGGGCTCGGCGCCGTCTGCGGCGCCGAGCGCGGTGCGTATCGCGGTGTCCATGGCGTCAAGGCTAGTTGACGCTCCCGGGATGGTCAACCTCCATTGACGATCGCGGAGCGTCAGGCCGGCCCGGCGCCGGAGGCGACGCCCGTGAGCGTGACCTCGACGACGTAGCGGTAGTACTGCTCCCGCAGGCGGGCCGCGGTCTCGCCCCCCTCGGCGAAGCCGGCGATGAACTCGTCGCTGAGGGCCGCCATGCGGGGGTGGTCGGTGTACGCGCGCTGGAACTCCGCCATCATCGCCGCGTGGTCCCGCGGGCCGTCCTCCTCGTGCAGCAGCCGCTCGTCGCCCATGGAGATCGTGAGCGTCGCGTTGTTCATGATCGCCGAATAGGCGATGAGCGCGCCCGGCTCGATCCCGGCCCGCTCGAGCTTGCCGATGCCCACCTCGAAGATGCCGGCGGCCGAGGGGAACGGCACCCCGTGCATGAGCAGCCACTTCGCCACTCCGGGGTGCGAGACGGCGGCGGGGTAGACGGCGTCGATGAGCAGCCGCCGGAACCACTCCTGCCACTCCAGTGCGCCGTCGGGCGCGTGGATCGACGCGATCACCCGCTCGGCCACTCGCTTCGCGAGCAGGTCTTTGCCGCCCACGTGGTGGTAGATCACCGAGGGGGTGACCTGCAAGCGGCGCGCGAGATCTCGGATCGACCAGCCGAAGAGGTTGGATTCGCGGGTCAGCTGCTGCGCCGCGTCGATGATGCGCTCGGGGGTGAGGCCGAGGTGGAACGGCGTCGAAGCTGGCACGGTCAAGGATCCCCCGTCGAAACTGGTGAACCACCAGTATCGCGCACCTCGGTGACCGCTCCGCTCGCCAGATAAGGGCGACCTGAGTATCATCTGATGAGAACGGTGTTCTATTGTTATAGTTGAGACGCATTCTCAACAAGAGCGGAAGGTCACCCATGCCGAATCGGGGAGCATCATGAGCGAGAGGAAACGGGGCGCCGCGCACCCGCACCCGCACCCGGACACCCCGCCCGAGGGCGGTTTCTTCGATCCGGTGCGCGGCAGCCTCGCCACGATCATCGCCCTCAGCCTCATCGGGGCGACCAGCAGCGTCGTGCCGTTCATCGCGATCGTCGAACTCGCGCGCACCCTGCTGCCCGCCCTCGACGGCGCGGCCGTCGACACCGGCCGCGTCTGGGTCATCGTGATCGTCGCGGTCGGCGCCCTGCTGGTCAGCTTCGCGGCGGCCTTCACCTCCGGCATGGTCAGCCACTTCGCCGACGCGGAGCTGCAGCTCTCGCTGCGCCGCAGGATCATCCGCCACCTGCAGCGACTGCCGCTCGGCTGGTTCGACGCCCGCGCATCGGGCACCGTGCGCAAGCTCGTCGAGAACGACGTCGTCGCCCTGCACCAGCTCGTCGCGCACGCGATCCACGACGTGATCACCGCGATCACCGTGCCGGTGATCAGCCTCGTCTACCTCTTCGCGGTGCAGTGGCAGTTCGCCCTCGCGGCGATGCTGCCGCTGGTGATCGCGGCGGGGCTCTACGTCGTGATGATGCGCGGCGGCATGGACAAGTACGCGCAGTACGAGAACGCGACCGCGTGGCTCGCCGAGGCGACGGTCGAGTTCGTGCAGGGCATCGCCGTCGTGAAGCGCTTCGGCCAGCTGGGCCGCAGCCACCAGCGCTACCGCGACGAGCAGCGCGGCTACGTCGACTTCGTCGGGCAGTGGACCCGGGAGACCGCGGTGATGTTCACGCTGGTCGAGATCGTCACCTCGCCGCTCGTGGTGCTCGTCTACCTGCTGGCCGTCGGCCTCTGGCTCGTCGGCTCGGGTGCGGCGCAGCCCATCGACGTGCTGCCGGGTCTGCTGCTGGGTCTCGGGCTGACGGCGCCGCTCATGTCGCTCGGCAGCTCCGGGCAGTTCCTGCGCAACGCCGCGAAGGCGCAGCGTTCGCTCGCCGGCTTCTTCGAGCTGCAGCCGATCGCGCTGAGCGCCGAGCCGCAGACGCCGGGCAGCAGCGAGCTGGCGTTCGAATCGGTGTCGTTCAGCTACGACGGAGCGCACACCGTGCTGCACGAGATCGGCGCCGCCTGCACCCCGGGCACCGTCACGGCGCTCGTGGGCAGCTCGGGATCGGGCAAGTCGACCCTCGCGAAGCTCGTGCCCCGCTTCTACGACGCGACCGCGGGGCGCGTGGCGATCGGCGGGGCCGACGTGCGCGACATCGCCTCGGACGAGCTGTACCGCGAGGTGGGCTTCGTCTTCCAGGACGTGCAGCTGCTGCGCGCGAGCCTGCGCGAGAACATCCGGCTCACCCGCCCCGACGCCTCGGACGTCGAGGTCGAGCGGGCGGCGAGAGCGGCTCAGATCCACGAGCGGATCCTGCGCTTCGAGCGCGGCTACGACGCGGTCGTGGGCGAGGACGCGAATCTCTCGGGAGGCGAGGCGCAGCGCGTCACGATCGCCCGCGCCCTGCTGGCCGACGCCCCGATCCTCGTGCTCGACGAGGCGACCGCGTTCGCCGATCCCGACTCCGAGGCCGCGATCCAGCGGGCGCTCGGCGCGCTCACCGAGCATCGCACGGTGCTCGTGATCGCCCACCGACTGCACACCATCGTGGGAGTCGACCGCATTCTCGTGCTCCACGACGGACGCGTCGTCGAGCAGGGCACCCACGCCGAGCTCGTCGCCGCGGGCGGTCGTTTCGCGCGCATGTGGAGCGACTACCAGCACAACCACGCACGCGCACTGCCGGAAGGGGCGAACCGTTGATCAAGAAGCTGCTGGGCTACTCGTCGCCCGAGGCGCGTCGGCTGCTCGTCGCCGAACTCGCGCTCGTCGTCGCCACCGCCGTGCTGCAGGGCGCCGCCTTCCTGATGCTCGTGCCGCTGCTGCGCGCGCTGTTCCTCGGCGACCTCGGTACGGCGCGGCTCTGGCTGGCCGTGCTCGCCGGCGTGGGCGCGCTCTACGCGGCGGCCTACTGGTTCGGCAGCCAGATCGCGATGCGGGCGAGCTCGGCCGTGCTCGACTCGCTGCTGACGAGGCTGGGGGATCGTCTGGTCGAGCTGCCGATCGCCTGGTTCGGTGCGGATCGCTCGGGCCAGATGGCGCACATCGCGACGCAGGGGGCGATGTTCGTGTCGTCGACGCCGTACTCGATCGTGCGGCTGATCCTCACCGGCTTCATCACACCGGGGACCGCGCTGATCGGTATGTTCTTCTTCGACTGGCGGCTCGCGCTCGCGATGGCCGCGACGGTGCCGATCATGTGGTTCGTGTTCCGCTGGCTGCGCACCGGCATGGAGCGCGACGACGCCGTGCACGCGGAGGCGGTGCACGAGGCGTCGAACCGGGTGATCGAGTTCGCCCGCGTGCAGCCGACGCTGCGCACCGCCGGCAGGGGCTCGATCGCCGACCGCCTGGTCGAGGAGTCGCTGCAGCACTAGCATCGGGCCTACCGCGGTCTGCTGATCACGGGAGGCGCGGGCATCGCGACGTTCGGCGGCATCGTGCAGCTGGCGCTCACGGCGGTCATCGGGCTCAGCGCGTACCTCGCGCTCGGCGGCTCGCTCGACGTCGCGACCCTCATCGCACTGCTCGTGCTCGGCGTGCGCTTCACCGAGCCCATCGCTCACAGCGGA
The genomic region above belongs to Leucobacter muris and contains:
- a CDS encoding TetR/AcrR family transcriptional regulator; this encodes MPASTPFHLGLTPERIIDAAQQLTRESNLFGWSIRDLARRLQVTPSVIYHHVGGKDLLAKRVAERVIASIHAPDGALEWQEWFRRLLIDAVYPAAVSHPGVAKWLLMHGVPFPSAAGIFEVGIGKLERAGIEPGALIAYSAIMNNATLTISMGDERLLHEEDGPRDHAAMMAEFQRAYTDHPRMAALSDEFIAGFAEGGETAARLREQYYRYVVEVTLTGVASGAGPA
- a CDS encoding ABC transporter ATP-binding protein; its protein translation is MSERKRGAAHPHPHPDTPPEGGFFDPVRGSLATIIALSLIGATSSVVPFIAIVELARTLLPALDGAAVDTGRVWVIVIVAVGALLVSFAAAFTSGMVSHFADAELQLSLRRRIIRHLQRLPLGWFDARASGTVRKLVENDVVALHQLVAHAIHDVITAITVPVISLVYLFAVQWQFALAAMLPLVIAAGLYVVMMRGGMDKYAQYENATAWLAEATVEFVQGIAVVKRFGQLGRSHQRYRDEQRGYVDFVGQWTRETAVMFTLVEIVTSPLVVLVYLLAVGLWLVGSGAAQPIDVLPGLLLGLGLTAPLMSLGSSGQFLRNAAKAQRSLAGFFELQPIALSAEPQTPGSSELAFESVSFSYDGAHTVLHEIGAACTPGTVTALVGSSGSGKSTLAKLVPRFYDATAGRVAIGGADVRDIASDELYREVGFVFQDVQLLRASLRENIRLTRPDASDVEVERAARAAQIHERILRFERGYDAVVGEDANLSGGEAQRVTIARALLADAPILVLDEATAFADPDSEAAIQRALGALTEHRTVLVIAHRLHTIVGVDRILVLHDGRVVEQGTHAELVAAGGRFARMWSDYQHNHARALPEGANR
- a CDS encoding ABC transporter transmembrane domain-containing protein; translation: MIKKLLGYSSPEARRLLVAELALVVATAVLQGAAFLMLVPLLRALFLGDLGTARLWLAVLAGVGALYAAAYWFGSQIAMRASSAVLDSLLTRLGDRLVELPIAWFGADRSGQMAHIATQGAMFVSSTPYSIVRLILTGFITPGTALIGMFFFDWRLALAMAATVPIMWFVFRWLRTGMERDDAVHAEAVHEASNRVIEFARVQPTLRTAGRGSIADRLVEESLQH